A genomic region of Friedmanniella luteola contains the following coding sequences:
- a CDS encoding sigma-54-dependent transcriptional regulator yields the protein MVAVLADESVAWAHDVRRALADAGLSAEPDEYQVVVVEHALDASPRLPATGSEERRTIVVAGAEDPEPAGVWRLLEQGAADVLAWEGPGTCDEVVQRIRRWRTIDDALRRPTVAGEMIGTSRALRSALRELVALSLYGSAPILLVGETGTGKELASRVVHALSGAGSSRPLVVVDCTTIVPTLSGSELFGHERGAYTGADRSRNGAFAAADGGTLFLDEVAELPLPLQAELLRVIQEGVYKRVGGDIWNRTRFRLVSATNRDLDKEQRKGRFRTDLYHRIASSVVRLPSLRERPEDLETLFRHFLAAALGTPSPPPVSAAVLTMLRGREFPGNVRELRQLAVRIAGRHVGGGPITPGDVPDADRPRTGPGAAQPTRAVASLELAIRDCLSAGTGLRELRSLVGDLAVDVALAEAGGNAGPAARRLGVSDRAVQMRKRGARLAPEQA from the coding sequence GTGGTCGCTGTTCTTGCAGACGAGAGCGTCGCCTGGGCGCACGACGTCCGCCGCGCTCTGGCCGACGCCGGGCTGTCTGCTGAACCCGATGAGTACCAGGTGGTGGTCGTCGAGCACGCCCTGGACGCCAGCCCGCGACTGCCGGCCACCGGTTCGGAGGAGCGGCGCACCATCGTCGTGGCGGGAGCGGAGGACCCGGAGCCGGCCGGGGTGTGGCGGCTGCTCGAGCAGGGCGCTGCGGACGTGCTGGCCTGGGAGGGACCCGGCACCTGCGACGAGGTGGTGCAACGCATCCGACGGTGGAGGACGATCGACGACGCACTCCGCCGCCCGACCGTCGCGGGGGAGATGATCGGCACCAGCCGCGCCCTGCGGTCGGCGTTGCGGGAGCTGGTCGCCCTCTCCCTGTACGGCAGCGCCCCCATCCTGCTGGTCGGCGAGACCGGGACCGGGAAGGAGCTGGCCTCCCGGGTGGTGCACGCCCTCAGCGGTGCCGGCAGCAGCCGGCCGCTCGTGGTGGTCGACTGCACCACCATCGTGCCGACCCTGTCGGGGAGCGAGCTCTTCGGTCACGAGCGCGGCGCCTACACCGGAGCCGACCGGTCCCGCAACGGCGCGTTCGCCGCCGCGGACGGAGGGACACTCTTCCTCGACGAGGTCGCGGAGCTGCCCCTGCCGCTGCAAGCGGAACTGCTGCGGGTGATCCAGGAGGGCGTCTACAAGCGGGTGGGCGGCGACATCTGGAACCGGACCCGGTTCCGCCTCGTCAGCGCCACCAACCGGGACCTCGACAAGGAACAGCGCAAGGGCCGCTTCCGCACTGACCTCTACCACCGCATCGCGAGCAGCGTCGTGCGGCTGCCGTCCCTGCGCGAACGTCCAGAAGACCTGGAAACCCTCTTCCGGCACTTCCTGGCGGCAGCCCTGGGCACGCCCTCCCCGCCGCCCGTGAGCGCGGCGGTGCTCACGATGCTGCGCGGCCGGGAGTTCCCCGGCAACGTCCGCGAGCTGCGGCAGCTGGCCGTCCGGATCGCCGGGCGGCACGTCGGCGGTGGTCCCATCACCCCAGGTGACGTCCCCGACGCGGACCGCCCGCGGACCGGGCCGGGTGCGGCGCAGCCGACCCGGGCGGTGGCGAGCCTGGAGTTGGCGATCCGGGACTGCCTGAGCGCTGGAACCGGGCTGCGGGAGCTGCGGAGCCTTGTCGGCGACCTGGCGGTGGACGTCGCCCTCGCCGAGGCCGGGGGCAACGCGGGCCCTGCGGCACGACGACTCGGCGTCTCGGACCGCGCCGTGCAGATGCGCAAGCGCGGCGCCCGGCTCGCGCCCGAGCAGGCCTGA
- a CDS encoding alkaline phosphatase D family protein, with amino-acid sequence MTTPASPSRRSVLKGAALGAAAAAAGAGGLRPFDVEAAAAPARAGVFGYGVASGDPTADAVVIWTRATPPPARRGDPEATPGSGRGLPLRVRWEVARDRDFHHLVDRGTVVTSPTSDHTVKVDVRGLQPYTRYYYRFRARGETSPVGRTQTAPDERRETHALRFGLVSCSNYTGGYFGAYRALAFRDDLDFILHVGDYLYEYGNGEDRYGPAALVGERDSVPATETIDLQGYRLRHALHKADPDLRRAHRRHPWITIFDDHEVANNAWARGAENHTAGDEGAFLERRRQAFQAYLEWMPFRLPEQRHVPHRGTRFFKRFTYGSLADLSVLETRQNRSAQVNLAPYTTGGGGFIPTGLPATDAALADPDRHLLEPEQLAWLEDGTADRRRQWHLVANQVVLAPVRFPGAVLGAPAGTSLVNSDQWDGYQADQRRFLRHLAEQPHRNGDTVVLTGDIHSSWAMDLPVGEPAAGYRSAGVEFVCPSVTSDGFYELVRSSRPGPATATLATTRGLTTAVAAANPWVRYLDGVGHGYTLVDVTPDRVQADYHLTPDPTDDRPDPRIDPTVEPVHARSWQTLAGSRRVTAASGPVGDRSDHPAERRSRR; translated from the coding sequence GTGACCACGCCCGCGAGCCCCAGCCGCCGTTCCGTCCTCAAGGGCGCCGCGCTCGGAGCCGCCGCCGCAGCCGCGGGTGCCGGGGGCCTGCGGCCCTTCGACGTCGAGGCGGCGGCCGCGCCGGCCCGCGCGGGCGTGTTCGGCTACGGCGTCGCGAGCGGGGACCCGACGGCCGACGCCGTGGTCATCTGGACGCGCGCCACCCCTCCCCCGGCCCGCCGCGGGGACCCGGAGGCGACCCCGGGCAGCGGCCGCGGCCTGCCGCTCCGGGTGCGCTGGGAGGTGGCCCGCGACCGCGACTTCCACCACCTGGTCGACCGCGGCACGGTGGTGACCAGCCCGACGTCGGACCACACGGTCAAGGTCGACGTCCGGGGGCTGCAGCCCTACACCCGCTACTACTACCGGTTCCGCGCCCGCGGCGAGACCAGCCCGGTCGGTCGCACGCAGACCGCGCCGGACGAGCGCCGGGAGACGCACGCGCTGCGCTTCGGGCTGGTCTCGTGCAGCAACTACACGGGCGGCTACTTCGGCGCCTACCGCGCGCTGGCGTTCCGCGACGACCTCGACTTCATCCTGCACGTCGGGGACTACCTCTACGAGTACGGCAACGGCGAGGACCGGTACGGGCCCGCCGCCCTGGTCGGCGAGCGGGACTCGGTGCCGGCCACCGAGACGATCGACCTGCAGGGCTACCGGCTCCGGCACGCCCTGCACAAGGCCGACCCGGACCTGCGCCGCGCCCACCGCCGGCACCCGTGGATCACGATCTTCGACGACCACGAGGTGGCCAACAACGCCTGGGCCCGCGGCGCGGAGAACCACACGGCCGGTGACGAGGGCGCCTTCCTGGAGCGCCGCCGGCAGGCCTTCCAGGCCTACCTCGAGTGGATGCCGTTCCGGCTGCCCGAGCAGCGGCACGTCCCGCACCGCGGCACCCGCTTCTTCAAGCGGTTCACCTACGGCTCCCTCGCCGACCTGTCGGTCCTGGAGACCCGGCAGAACCGCAGCGCCCAGGTGAACCTGGCGCCCTACACGACCGGGGGCGGCGGCTTCATCCCCACCGGCCTGCCCGCCACCGACGCCGCCCTGGCCGACCCCGACCGGCACCTGCTGGAGCCCGAGCAGCTGGCGTGGCTGGAGGACGGCACGGCCGACCGGCGCCGGCAGTGGCACCTGGTGGCCAACCAGGTGGTCCTCGCCCCGGTCCGCTTCCCCGGTGCCGTGCTGGGGGCGCCGGCCGGCACCAGCCTGGTCAACTCCGACCAGTGGGACGGCTACCAGGCCGACCAGCGCCGGTTCCTCCGGCACCTGGCCGAGCAGCCGCACCGCAACGGCGACACCGTCGTGCTGACCGGCGACATCCACTCCTCGTGGGCGATGGACCTCCCGGTCGGCGAGCCGGCCGCCGGCTACCGCTCCGCCGGCGTCGAGTTCGTCTGCCCCTCGGTGACCAGCGACGGCTTCTACGAGCTCGTCCGCAGCTCGCGGCCCGGGCCGGCGACCGCCACCCTGGCCACCACCCGCGGCCTGACGACGGCCGTCGCCGCGGCCAACCCCTGGGTGCGCTACCTCGACGGCGTCGGTCACGGCTACACGCTCGTCGACGTCACCCCCGACCGGGTCCAGGCGGACTACCACCTCACCCCGGACCCCACCGACGACCGGCCGGACCCCCGGATCGACCCCACCGTCGAGCCCGTCCACGCCCGCAGCTGGCAGACCCTCGCCGGCAGCCGCCGGGTCACCGCCGCCAGCGGGCCCGTGGGTGACCGCTCCGACCACCCGGCCGAACGGCGCTCCCGGCGGTGA
- a CDS encoding amidohydrolase translates to MSTPARAVDVGGVKDAVCRAVDAQSGSIRALSHAVHDARETAFQERRSSRLVAEALARGGLAVTPGAYGLPTAVEATAGGGGPQVVICCEYDALPGLGHACGHNLITAAGVGAAVALRCWASRLGGRLTVLGTPAEEGGGGKILLADRGAFDGADAVLLVHPGTEDLITPALRAAAGWRAVFRGRPAHAAMSAARGRNALDAAVLAYQAIGAARATLPWGQHVAAVLTEGGVAANLVPDRSVLQLTLRSQTTDGLQALQRRVTACCLAGAEATGCRVTTQPSGPVFRELRVDAALARAFAANAARTGRRLRAADAAAVATAGSTDLGNVSHLAPTIHPMLALGPGRLAPHTRAFAEAARSPDGDLLAVDGAKAMAMTAIDVWTSDPPSLLRAANPGRT, encoded by the coding sequence ATGAGCACGCCGGCTCGGGCCGTGGACGTCGGCGGGGTGAAGGACGCGGTCTGCCGCGCGGTCGACGCTCAGTCCGGGTCCATCCGGGCGCTCTCCCACGCCGTCCACGACGCCCGCGAGACGGCGTTCCAGGAGCGACGGTCCAGCCGGCTGGTCGCCGAGGCGTTGGCGCGCGGGGGGCTCGCGGTCACCCCGGGCGCGTACGGGCTGCCGACCGCGGTCGAGGCGACCGCTGGCGGTGGCGGCCCGCAGGTGGTGATCTGCTGCGAGTACGACGCGCTGCCCGGACTGGGCCACGCCTGCGGGCACAACCTCATCACCGCGGCCGGCGTCGGCGCCGCCGTCGCGTTGCGCTGCTGGGCGTCACGGTTGGGGGGGCGGTTGACGGTGCTCGGGACGCCGGCCGAGGAAGGGGGCGGCGGCAAGATCCTGCTGGCCGACCGGGGAGCCTTCGACGGTGCTGATGCGGTGCTGCTCGTCCACCCCGGGACCGAGGACCTCATCACGCCGGCGCTCCGCGCGGCGGCGGGCTGGCGAGCGGTCTTCCGCGGCCGTCCGGCGCACGCAGCCATGTCCGCTGCCCGAGGGCGCAACGCCCTGGACGCCGCCGTCCTCGCCTACCAGGCGATCGGAGCCGCTCGCGCCACCCTGCCGTGGGGTCAGCACGTCGCCGCCGTGCTCACCGAGGGCGGTGTGGCGGCCAACCTGGTTCCCGACCGATCCGTCCTCCAGCTCACGCTGCGCAGCCAGACGACCGACGGGCTCCAAGCACTCCAGCGGCGGGTGACGGCCTGCTGCCTGGCTGGAGCCGAGGCCACCGGCTGCCGGGTGACGACCCAGCCGTCGGGCCCGGTGTTCCGAGAGCTCCGTGTCGACGCTGCCCTGGCGCGCGCCTTCGCGGCCAATGCGGCCCGGACTGGCCGGCGGTTGCGGGCTGCCGACGCCGCGGCCGTCGCGACCGCCGGCAGCACCGATCTCGGCAACGTCAGCCATCTCGCGCCCACCATCCACCCGATGCTCGCCCTAGGCCCCGGTCGGCTCGCCCCGCACACGCGGGCCTTCGCCGAAGCGGCCCGGTCGCCGGACGGAGACCTGCTCGCCGTCGACGGCGCCAAGGCCATGGCCATGACGGCCATCGACGTCTGGACCTCCGACCCACCCTCGCTGCTCCGCGCAGCCAACCCTGGAAGGACCTGA